ACCCACATATCCATCTGCGAGGAAAAGGAACCTGGCAAGGTCGTACAATGGCTGGAGCCAGTCACCGACGCCCAATATGATGCCCGCTGACGAGCGAAAGCCGTGACCATCCGCCCGTCACGGCCACAAGGAGAAATGCCATGTCCGCATGGACACGCAGGGACTTCATCAGGAGCACGGGGCTGGCCGGAGGCGCCGCCTTCATGACGGGAGCCGCGATGCTGCACGCATCGCCGTCCGAAGGGACGCGCATGCCAGAGGCATTGCTGCAGGGCGTCTGCGACCTGCATGTCCACGCCGCCCCGGACGTCAAACCCAGATCCGTCGATGAACTGGGCCTCGTCCGCGAGGCCCGGCAGGCCGGATATCGGGCTCTGATGTTCAAGTCCAATGAATGGAGCTGTCATGACAGAGCCTGGCTGATCCGTCAGATATTCCCTGACTTTCACTGTTTCGGCAGCCTGTGCATGAACCATTGTTACGGCGACCGCGTCAATCCCCATGCCGCCGCTATGGCGGTGAAGACCACGGGCGGCCTCTGCAAATGCATCTGGATGCCCACCCAGGCGGCGGCCTGGCAGCACGCGCACGACAAACTGCCCGGCAAAGGCATCCCCGTATTGAGCGATACGGGCCGCGTCCTGCCTGAAGTCATCAGGGTGATGGAGGTCTGCGCCGAGGCGGACATCATCTTCGCCACCGGCCACAGCTCGCCGGAGGAGAGCCTCGTGCTGGCAGGCATGGCCCGGGACGTGGGGGTGCGCAAGTTTGTGGTGACCCACGCCAATTCCCACATCTGGCGACTGAGCCGGGCCCAGGTCATGCGGGTGGCAGAACTCGGTGGTTACCTTGAATACAGCTACATCACCAATCTCTGGGGGCCGGGTACAGGCCTGCCCGCGTTCGCACGCATGAGCGATACGGACTTCGTCACCTATGCCCGGCTGATCCCGGAACGCAGCTTCATCACCACCGATCTGGGCCAGCCCGGCATGCCGCATCCACTGGAAGGGATGCGCCGCTGCGTCCGCACTCTGCTGCGGGCCGGCATGTCCCGGC
This is a stretch of genomic DNA from Desulfovibrio piger. It encodes these proteins:
- a CDS encoding DUF6282 family protein — its product is MSAWTRRDFIRSTGLAGGAAFMTGAAMLHASPSEGTRMPEALLQGVCDLHVHAAPDVKPRSVDELGLVREARQAGYRALMFKSNEWSCHDRAWLIRQIFPDFHCFGSLCMNHCYGDRVNPHAAAMAVKTTGGLCKCIWMPTQAAAWQHAHDKLPGKGIPVLSDTGRVLPEVIRVMEVCAEADIIFATGHSSPEESLVLAGMARDVGVRKFVVTHANSHIWRLSRAQVMRVAELGGYLEYSYITNLWGPGTGLPAFARMSDTDFVTYARLIPERSFITTDLGQPGMPHPLEGMRRCVRTLLRAGMSRQDIDLLIRKNPATLMGLDNDDDRRSS